The DNA sequence TTAATCGTCTTGGTCCAAGCAGACAAATATCATGATACAATTCATTTTGTTATATGAAAGTTCTACTTTAATTGTCTACTTGGACCAAGTGTTTTTTAGGGCAGATCCATGCCTACTCCAAAGATCCTAGAACATTCAATTGGACAATCGGTATCAAAAgtgatattttctttttttacatCAATGATCTTTCATTATACCGTCATAAATATTCTTATCTTATTATACTTCGTGCATATATTGGACTCCTTATGCTTTGAGCCGAATTTTAAAGTCGGGACCgtgtaaaaacataataaaaaataaactctCTTAACAATAGAGATTCTTTACTAAATTATAAGAAATAGAAATTAACTTCCTCACTAGAGTGTTAAGTAGTTTGTAATCACCTTGAACCAACTATCAACATTTTCTTGGATAAGTTTTTTCTCTAAGATGTTTGATAGACTTTTTTAATTTGTAACTTTCACTCAACCGTCTCAACACTAAATGTCACATTTAAAGTCTTACAtacctcaaatggaaaaaatgtCTCGGTTAGTTTTGAAGATGTATTATACTTCTTATTCAAAGTTTTAAAATTTACATAAGAATATTACATTTATGTAGTTTGTAACTAAACAAAAATTGTATTGTTATATATGGTTTTCTTCAAAcaaataaaatgaattaattatAAGGTGCAAGGCAATGGTTttcccaaaaaagaaaaaagagaggaGAGAGAAACATATCTAGTTGCCATGGTCATGGATTTGTCTTTCACTTCACTGTACCTTCCTCATTAGTCACATGATATATAATAATGTTATAAAGAAAAAGTTAAACAAGAACAAAGAAACAAAGACATCAACATAACATCTAACTATAATAAATTGAACTAAACTCAACACATGCATCTGCTTCTGGTTCCTTCACATCACTCCATGCCAAACACTTCCAAATTCCAATTTCCATAACTTCATAAATACATCTCTCTCTTTTTCTATGCTTCTGTGCCCCCTCTCTAACCTTCTTGTTTCTTATGAGATTTAAATTCTACATACAAAACCACATATGATCTGATTTTCCCTTTTAGTAATCATGAACAATCTCTTTAGAGTTTGAGTTCTCATTATTCAAACCTCACTTCCCAaaacagattttttttttatgaacatGAATCCTCATCATGGTGGAGTGAAGGATGGATTTGTTAGAGGAAGTTCTTCCTTTTGTATGGTTGATGGTCCTCAACCAATGGAAGGACTTCATGAAAATGGTCCTCCACCATTTCTCACAAAAACATATGATATAGTTGATGACCCTTCCACAAATCATATAGTTTCATGGAGCACAGGTAACAACAGCTTTGTTGTGTTGGATCCTCAAGCCTTTTCTGTTAGTCTTCTCCCAAGATTCTTCAAACACAACAACTTCTCCAGTTTTGTCAGACAACTTAACACATATGTGAGTTGTATAGAACTtatgatatatttatatattttatatgataTATGTATGTATTTATTTCCATAAATTTAATATTGTAGGGATTCAAAAAGGTTGATCCAGATAAGTGGGAATTTGCCAATGAGATGTTTCTAAGAGGACAAAAAATTCTTTTGAAGAACATTAGAAGGAGAAGAGCAAATAAATCACAAACAATGCAACAACAAGCTCTAGACCCTTCTTGTGTTGAGGTAGGAAGGTTTGGATTAGACGGAATCGAAGTCGATCGGTTACGGCGCGACCGACAAGTTCTAATGGTGGAGTTGATGAAACTCAGACAACAGCAACAGAATACTATAGCTCACCTTGGATTAATGGAAGGAAGGGTTAAAAGAAATGAGCAGAAACAAAAACAGATGATGAATTTCTTGGCAAGAGCAATGCAAAATCCTAATTTCTTGCAACAGTTGGTTCAAAAGAAGGAATGGAGAAAAGAGTTAGAGGAAATGATTTCTATGAAGAGAAGAAGACCTATTGATCAAGCTGGGCCTAGTAATGTTGAAGTTGGTGATGAGTTAGGATATGATGCTGAAGATGATTGTTTAGCTTCTGTTAAAGTTGAAGAACATAAAGATTTTGAGGAGGGTACTAATGTGGTTAATCAAGTTGAAATTAGAGATAAAGAGATTGATATTGAAATGTTTTGGCAAGATTTGTTTAATGAAGGTAATGTTGAAGATAAAAATGTTGTGGATGTTGAAGATGTTGATGTATTGGTTGAGCAACTTGGTTATCTTGCTTCTAGTCCTAAATAGGATGAGGCTGTATTTCCTAAATGAAGATGTTGATTTGCTTCATTGATTAATGATTTAGCTTGGTGGCTGTATTTGCTTTGGTTACATTGCATATTTAAGAGTTTATTGATAAAGAAATAATTAGTAGGAATGTGATATATCTTATTGATACATGTCCTTTATACAATGAGAATGAGATAGTTTCTCTAGGCTAACTAACATGGAAAAGTTACTTAGTACTCGATTATAATCTCTCTGTTATGAAGGAATTATGTCATGTTAGCAGAAATATTTGAAGAAACATGAACAAAATTGTCTTATGTAGTTCCTAAAGTTCATGATTTTAAATTACACTGTAATTGAAGATGATTGTTCGTGGATCTGTTTGTTAATAGATCATATATTGTACCACTAAGATTTTGATAgttataaatatgattttatcTCATGCAAAGTTAGAAATCCTAATAGAAGTAAAGATTAAAAAATTTTATGACTATATTTTTGAAGTTTGATAatcttttaaaattataaaaggaTTTGAAAAACactttaaggctatgtttgggagtttggaggggaagggaggggagggctatggaaaataggaagaattgggtgaaaagaataaaaagattttgggtaggagggttttggaggatttgattttataaaaatatttttctatattattataaaaattcgatttcagaagccttcccctcccctccaaactcccaaacatagcctaaatatATTGGAGTCtgtgttatttttatattaaaaatatgataGATTAAGAAACATTTTAGTAGAAAAAGAATTTAGTTTGGTAAGTGCAAAGACTATTTCttataataattttttgtaaAACTTTTTGAAGTATAGTGAATGATTGAATTACGCTTTCACTTTTATCTTATAGGTATATCGATTTGATCGaattgaataaataattttttgttgttggttaatattatttttaatatatttatgaaaattatttatatttatttttttaacaattacGATTATTTGTCTTTCCAAAATGGATACAACCACATCTCATAGATTACTATCTTTTTTTAGGTATTGACAGCAAGATTCTTTCATGTGCTTAGGCAGATAGTGATGACTAAGTTGATTTCTAGTTTCTCTGAATTTAGACCTTCCTTCAGCTTGATATTTCAAGATGTATGAGAATCTTCTTTGTTATAGAGTTTTAGAGTGTATGCTTTTGGTATTTGTGTTTGTCCTTGTTATTGTTTAAGTCTGTGGTATTGTGTGTCCAGTGTTGTCTTTGTGTTTAGATTTTTTTGGTGTTGTTGTccgtttctttttttttgttaaatgtaTTTCTGATACTTTATTCTgcttctttttttaattaaatattttatcatagTTTCCTCTTTAGAAAATTCTAGTGTATTATTTATGAGCGAGGACACATCTGAGATCATGTCGGTGTCACACTTTTGATGGCACAGTATTAAGAAACTTTATTTTGTGATGGATGTATTTGTCTCAAAATATGATTTCATTCTTGGAATCTAGTTTAGTACATTTCAAACACATATATTGATTATTATATTTTGATTATATCTAGAACTACAAGTTATACCCTAAGGCGGCTTTTACATTGTACCATACTTTGTTATTTTTCAACacatattttctcttttttctgtttctttttgccctCACATCCAGTCTTCTCTAGACTTAAATCCTGTACAGATTAGTTGGTGAAAAAGTGACATATTCTAGAGTGATCTGTAGGACAGCATCTAGTTATTTCACAGGGACCCAATTCCAAGGTTTTTCTACATAATTCTGAAACTAAATAATTCTAGACAAAATATTAATAGTATTTATTTATGAAAACCTCTAATTATATACACAATTTTCTTACCTATTTGTCACTTATCAATGTGTCAGTAGTCATATGAGTACATTGAATGGGATACTGAGCTCTTTTAagtttgaaaaagtttttgaatttgaaaatatttggcAATGTTTCATTTCTATTAATGGAAAAGGGAAGAGAAGGTACTAGTAAAAGGTTAATTCCTTTGAATTAAAGTTGCAGAAATTTAGAGTTGGATCACATATATGCTGCTTCAATTGTCTGGTTAAGTGATAAGATTGCACATGCTTTGCATGAGTAGGCTGACACGGGGACATACATGTTTCTTTTGCAGTTCTGGAAAATCCTATTTCTTCTACTTTTTCCTTTAAAGGATTGGTAGAtacatcattaaaaaaaattaaattgtgtgTTTGGATTTATGATGGATTTTACGGTggatacatcattacaaaattgaATTTATCAGATTTAATTTATGTTTAAATACATTTTTGTGAAAgtaagttgaacaataaattttagtataaaaattatttaaaatcaatTCTGAAGATAAAAACTacaaattttagttttaagtagAATCAACTCTGAACatagaatcaattatatttttaataaacgaAATATATCAAAATCACCCAAAATCAATTATACACCACTAGACTTATTTCAAACATGTTAAAAATGGATCAagataatttttaactttatgaATGGGTTATATATTACTACCtctgttcctttttataagagaaaacTCACTTTTTAGGTtcgttgaataattaatgtatctagtctataaacagaccaaatacattggttattcaatgaacctaaaaagtgatttgtctcttataaaaagaacGGAGGTAGTATTAACATTGAACATGGTAGCTAagattgttttttttaacttttagtttttatttttactttttttatgaTATATTATCAACCACAATGTCTGAAAATAAGAAGAAACAAATTCAGTTAAAATTGTATCCGAGTCCTAGTATACATTAATATCTATTTTATAAGTCACTCAACAATTATAGTACTAGGAACATTTAAAAATTGTAGTGGTGTATTTTTCATAAAATGTTGATCACTCTTTATATTTTGGttgttaaaatataatattaaaatataaatatttatatttaaatgataATATATAAGTTTATGATATATCTAATTGTATTAACAGTTTTGACAATTTCTATAAATCTCTTTTcataatcaattttaaattttcttttataagtTTATGTTATAATTCACACGGTTGGTGAATCACAACCATACATacgtgatatttaataaaattaaaatactacAAAAAAAATGTAACGATtatcattaaatttaaaataatgcaTATCAATTAAATTCAGTTTGAAATATAGAAGTTTTATTAAGATATTGTATTGTCCTTCTTTTATCTATTGTAAAATTTAGTttgaaataattttgtttttattttagataataatttattatcaaactattttttgttttgatattattttatatatttatattaattttatcattcaatcacaaatttaataaaatataaataatatcatTTTTGTGTTCAATATAATATGAAATTCAGATTCTTCAATAAGGCTCTGTTTGGCAAACTCTATTttaagcttatagcttataagctcgtaTAATATTAAAAGACCTATTTAGTAACAGTGTTTTTATCACGAGCTTATCGTTCACTTTACtaatttatagcttattttctagacgttattttaaatagcgttttagcttataacttatagcttatcatattttctttcattattacctttataaattttaattattttaaatattcatttaattattaattaaaatatctatTTATATCATTTTACACTTATCAGTTAGTTAAActgttaattttaccaaacactttaattaacTTATCAGCCATCAGTCATTAGCCATCAATTATAAACTATCagccatcagctataagctatcagctagcttatcactCAACCGCTAATTTTACTATAGAACCTAAATAAATGATATCAGACTTATAGTGATTATAAATTATTATAGAGAAAGTTAAAAAATTTACTTTCACCTAAACTAAATTTAGGTATAAATTAATAGTTatgaatatattttcttttacaaacatacattattattattattattatatatatttatatcaccatattatttaaattcaataaaaagtaattaattaaataagaatataCGGTTAAATTTATGAAACAATCCGGTCCTATAATTGATTATAGGGATACAAACAACATTTTGTTATGAATAATTGGATATTTGTTTCCCAATgattttattccttatttataacaatttgtattTATTACATTGTCTGAATATTATCTTATAAATAGGACTAATCTCTTTGTAGAAATACACAAATGAAATAATACATAATCAttctatctttctctcttctttttttatcttctttctcCTTATTTCATAACACGTTTTTTTTTGTAGAAATACATTCAATATaaactataattaattatttaaatatttaaatatttattaataaaattttaaaattaattataaattaatatcattttaatatttaattattttagaaattaaataatcatagtttaaaaaaaaagatttttattattaacaCTTAACAAAAGttatatcattttaaaaataaaaaaaaaaattaatatcataAACAATTATCACTATTTTATTCCGACCtaataaaaattgtatttaaattgcCTTACAATAATTTTAAATTGATGATAGTTACTTCATATCTTAATGGtacttttgatctttcctttttttttcatttttcttaaatgatacttttgatcttttcttcttttctatttttttaaatagtacTATTGTACCCAAAAAAAAGTACTTTTGATGTTTCCATCTTTTTTAACTTTTgatattgttgcaccccaaaatttgccctctttatttgagctataagttattaaagacgtttatttcgtcgtacGAAAAGGgaggaaaaataataaagaattttCATGGTTTTAAGGAAATGTGACGTGAAGATTGGTTTATACGATGAAatgcgaagaaattcacaagtctTAGCTGGAAGGTGCTATGATCTTGGTTCTCACGTAGTCGGGACGGTTTCGACGTtccctacaactttcatgtttggctCAGAAACCAATTCTATGAGGAAGATGGTCGAATCAGCAAATTATTTGAGCTTacacagtgaaaaatggtgatgAATATAAGTTTTCGGGCCTTAGAAAATTCATATCCCATGATTCGTTTGTCGGATTCGCTCGAAATTTTAATTGCAGCTCTGTGCCATTATCCCCGACATTTCATATGCCTGGACCGTCGATCACTTATGCATCGAAAatgcccagcattttgaagagcgtcgtgatttttcagtgaaaagtgtgttttcgggtatgtcgcggctgtagcaacctgcctaaaaatttagcttttagagtcgccacctattctgaagggcgaataggaaaccctacgcagttatgagattcagggtaagttattataatcaggttgagggaaggtattaggcaccctcaaccctttcctaaaggctaacatttaaagattcaggtttatagctaatgaagtgAAAAGAGGCAAAAATTAATATTAGACTGAATTGAGGTttttaggggggagactcgccttgttaccaaatgcctacgtacctccttatggaggatcagagtccacgtagttcgggggcagggttgtacgccttatggttgaatttatgatttgaaattgtttttagaggctttttgaatagcctatcgtagttgaatttgatttgaagggtgaaagtgttttgaggttggcgtacaaccttgatttaatttgttactgttagatgcggtgatcgatAGGTTCAATCAGTATGGCTAACAGATTTattggcattgctggttactcagatcgatagattcgatcatcgcgggcagcaaattaattgtatttttatttaagtacttttatctctcgtctaaaacGACTGATAGCTTcaatcgggtcgaggagagaattattgagAGCAAATAAATTGTGAATTATTTAGAACAgttttatttctcgtctaatacgactaatagatttagtcggtttgAGGAGAAATTAAGCTAAGTTGTAAAGTATACAGTCGAACATTTTTTGAAGTTTGTTCaaattaattagttaatataatttataacaaTTAATGAATTATTAGAAAAATTTCAATTAACCAACTATTTAATAAATTCTTAAACTAAACAAAATTAACTAATTTagttttatatttctttttattgttttatgtACAAAAAGGGGGGTGTGCTTTATTAttaattagtaattttagggTGTAAATAGTAATTGGGCTGGCCCAATAGGTTTAAATCCGTGTGAGTTAGGTATTACGCAGGTGTATGGGTTATGGTGCGCACGCAGATACGGAGCGTTGGATCGATGGCTAGTGGAATCTAATGGTCTGCATGTGTTTGATCAAAGAGGGTACATAGCAAGGGCGACGCACAGGATCAAAGTCCTTGTGCTTGCCAAGTGGCCGTAAGGGGCCAAGTGGCGTTCGTCTGGGACGCATGGGGATGTTAACGCACCAAAAAAACCCTCCTTTCCAatctcatttctctcttttctctctctctagCTTCCTCTCTCTACTTC is a window from the Vicia villosa cultivar HV-30 ecotype Madison, WI unplaced genomic scaffold, Vvil1.0 ctg.000849F_1_1_2_unsc, whole genome shotgun sequence genome containing:
- the LOC131631610 gene encoding heat stress transcription factor A-6b-like, giving the protein MNMNPHHGGVKDGFVRGSSSFCMVDGPQPMEGLHENGPPPFLTKTYDIVDDPSTNHIVSWSTGNNSFVVLDPQAFSVSLLPRFFKHNNFSSFVRQLNTYGFKKVDPDKWEFANEMFLRGQKILLKNIRRRRANKSQTMQQQALDPSCVEVGRFGLDGIEVDRLRRDRQVLMVELMKLRQQQQNTIAHLGLMEGRVKRNEQKQKQMMNFLARAMQNPNFLQQLVQKKEWRKELEEMISMKRRRPIDQAGPSNVEVGDELGYDAEDDCLASVKVEEHKDFEEGTNVVNQVEIRDKEIDIEMFWQDLFNEGNVEDKNVVDVEDVDVLVEQLGYLASSPK